A portion of the Paenibacillus marchantiae genome contains these proteins:
- a CDS encoding DNA sulfur modification protein DndB, with translation MKIDRTEVEQILLTHLEVVLKTKKLKHQIQIQLIELNVPVEEIDSILSNVESVSDLDVPLLYGLTKTLYTVTEDQQLDPDRYFGKREISEAEDILSQSVQERISLPIHFEECTKIKFDSFITKISIQNLVKLYDSQLIIYDDETQRGAKYKTNKSGGIVRTPIVNKASVKRIADKMASNSYFEDMITLNVFSSEVDPVTYNEESNTLTLNEGAVISILDGFHRLQGGVVALQTNPHLDLELILSIRSYDHDTAQRYFGQINTVNVLQRERREELAQERLSDKVVANLQRKSEIGKQIASSNKVSDLVGELTTFDILSYTIDKVFILERQFDVLQTSDYLVEFVTYLVGSYPNEFSISVKIRVNHIMSHPLMFIGYIVLSHYMYENKIPLQKLSHYIHSINLEDEELLDLLNKKKTLTGNKRIREDLIKYFDSAFRGVQSE, from the coding sequence ATGAAGATAGATAGAACAGAAGTTGAACAAATCCTTTTGACTCATCTTGAAGTAGTTCTTAAAACTAAAAAATTAAAGCACCAAATACAGATTCAACTTATCGAATTAAATGTTCCAGTTGAAGAGATTGATTCAATCCTATCTAATGTGGAGTCTGTTTCCGATTTAGATGTTCCATTACTTTATGGCCTGACTAAGACGTTATACACAGTTACAGAGGATCAACAATTAGACCCAGATAGATATTTTGGTAAGCGAGAAATCAGTGAAGCTGAGGATATTCTTAGCCAATCAGTTCAAGAAAGAATTAGTTTGCCTATCCATTTTGAGGAATGTACAAAGATTAAATTTGATAGCTTCATTACTAAGATTTCAATTCAAAACTTAGTCAAGTTGTACGATAGCCAGTTAATTATTTATGACGATGAAACACAACGTGGTGCTAAATATAAGACAAACAAATCAGGAGGTATAGTAAGGACTCCTATTGTAAATAAGGCCAGCGTTAAAAGGATCGCTGATAAAATGGCATCCAACAGTTATTTTGAAGATATGATCACTCTTAATGTATTCTCAAGTGAAGTAGACCCTGTCACGTACAATGAGGAGTCCAACACACTGACATTAAACGAGGGCGCTGTTATATCTATTCTCGATGGATTCCATCGCTTACAAGGAGGTGTGGTTGCTCTACAAACCAATCCACACTTAGACTTGGAGTTGATATTATCTATAAGATCATACGACCATGATACAGCTCAAAGATACTTTGGTCAGATTAATACAGTTAACGTGCTACAGAGGGAAAGAAGAGAAGAATTAGCTCAAGAAAGATTGTCTGATAAAGTAGTGGCAAATCTGCAACGTAAGTCTGAAATCGGGAAACAGATTGCATCATCTAACAAAGTAAGTGATTTAGTTGGAGAACTCACTACTTTTGATATCCTTTCTTATACAATAGATAAAGTGTTCATACTGGAAAGACAATTCGATGTGCTACAAACATCAGATTATTTAGTGGAGTTCGTTACTTATTTAGTTGGAAGTTATCCAAATGAATTCTCAATAAGTGTAAAAATACGAGTTAATCACATTATGAGCCACCCTCTAATGTTTATAGGATACATTGTTTTATCCCATTACATGTATGAGAATAAGATTCCTTTACAGAAATTATCCCATTACATTCACAGCATTAATCTAGAAGATGAAGAATTATTAGATTTGCTCAATAAAAAGAAGACATTAACCGGAAACAAGCGTATACGTGAAGATCTTATCAAGTATTTTGACTCTGCATTCAGAGGTGTACAAAGTGAATAA
- a CDS encoding nucleotide-binding protein, whose protein sequence is MIVLKAVLASKDREYISAWLDFVQGSPSGSSIRFTAFSQWEAFRDHMNEQEGRELPDLVIAEPEFLNSWLSHGGETSGIPWLMLSEGLDEVDEDKRLMKYQPLPTLMDAVLNACRQPRRKKTHRPGQETLSIGVVSASGGSGKTAVAMHMAKQLGLAGYAVLYLNLETLDSSMPFLEKGLSRSGQRTLDAETGLSRLLYDLKVGRKESGKQGQAQSSSKGVDGYVLRHEVLKSDVFWPLSNRKELLQMSREDTKSLIRYLADCGQYDVLILDGDSGWDGRSEGIFDAADAFVWLVEDDISSMHRWGQWIQHMERTWPDLHESVLDRARFIVNKYRDSVINALPRSDLHLDGVLPYIPSWKQLSQEEVMLSSPIFQREVKRLCAMIVQDGEEELKQTGRIQKGDGWSL, encoded by the coding sequence GTGATTGTGCTTAAGGCAGTGCTGGCTTCTAAAGACAGAGAGTATATCAGCGCCTGGCTTGATTTTGTACAAGGCAGCCCGTCCGGCTCCAGTATACGGTTTACCGCCTTTTCACAATGGGAAGCGTTCAGGGATCACATGAACGAACAGGAAGGCAGGGAACTGCCGGATCTGGTGATTGCGGAACCGGAATTTCTGAACAGCTGGCTGAGTCACGGTGGCGAAACCTCGGGTATTCCATGGTTGATGCTTAGTGAAGGATTAGATGAGGTGGATGAGGATAAACGGCTGATGAAATATCAACCATTGCCTACGCTGATGGATGCTGTTCTTAATGCTTGTCGGCAGCCGCGTCGGAAGAAAACCCATCGTCCAGGACAGGAGACACTTTCTATTGGAGTTGTATCAGCTTCCGGCGGGAGTGGCAAAACTGCGGTGGCGATGCATATGGCGAAGCAGCTTGGGCTTGCAGGATATGCTGTTCTGTATCTCAATCTGGAGACGTTAGATAGCTCGATGCCGTTTCTGGAGAAAGGTCTGTCTAGAAGTGGGCAGCGTACACTCGATGCAGAAACAGGGCTGTCACGTCTTCTTTACGATTTGAAGGTGGGCAGGAAGGAATCGGGCAAACAGGGACAAGCACAGTCTTCCTCCAAAGGGGTGGACGGATATGTACTTCGTCACGAAGTGCTGAAGTCGGATGTATTCTGGCCATTATCGAATCGGAAGGAATTGCTGCAAATGTCCCGTGAGGATACGAAGAGCCTTATTCGGTATTTGGCGGACTGCGGGCAATATGATGTGCTCATTCTGGATGGGGACTCAGGTTGGGATGGACGCAGTGAGGGGATTTTCGATGCTGCCGATGCATTCGTGTGGCTGGTGGAGGATGACATCTCTTCCATGCACCGCTGGGGTCAATGGATTCAGCACATGGAGCGTACGTGGCCGGATCTGCATGAAAGTGTACTGGATCGTGCCCGCTTCATTGTCAACAAGTATCGGGACAGCGTCATCAATGCTTTGCCAAGATCTGATCTGCATTTGGATGGAGTGCTGCCGTATATCCCTTCCTGGAAGCAGCTGAGTCAGGAGGAAGTGATGCTCAGCTCACCGATTTTTCAACGCGAAGTGAAGAGGCTATGCGCCATGATCGTACAGGATGGGGAAGAAGAACTGAAGCAGACAGGACGAATCCAGAAGGGTGATGGGTGGTCACTGTGA
- a CDS encoding HAD family hydrolase, which produces MMDKEMILVTAPNEAGRKFIKLLMYKKMPFAVLTNSAGEERRLRRIGVEHVIRMNTAAAQKWFLPQGSVGNVFIFENSLNLTCRYLQICRSWTSKSLCVITEQSHPKGIYRGMGADRIVYSLNGEVGFLLNG; this is translated from the coding sequence ATGATGGATAAAGAGATGATCTTAGTGACTGCTCCAAATGAAGCAGGACGTAAATTTATCAAATTGCTGATGTACAAAAAAATGCCGTTTGCCGTTCTGACCAACAGTGCAGGGGAAGAGCGCAGGCTCCGGAGAATCGGTGTGGAGCATGTCATTCGCATGAACACAGCTGCTGCTCAGAAATGGTTTTTGCCGCAAGGTAGTGTCGGCAATGTTTTTATTTTTGAAAATAGCCTAAACCTGACCTGTCGATATTTACAGATCTGCCGCTCCTGGACATCCAAGTCCCTGTGTGTCATTACGGAACAAAGCCACCCCAAAGGGATCTATCGGGGAATGGGAGCAGACCGTATTGTATATTCCTTGAATGGGGAAGTTGGGTTTCTACTGAATGGCTAG
- a CDS encoding HNH endonuclease gives MEIFSLDHLLINIKTLLSYSTSSEKSKQKFYLDLVKNGQCYVVAEVNGSLTFTPSRFAGYIDNNFEEHDGDRGHGGRTNTAIKKILGNEYYIEEVENEFLEFCNKLNVKPAKKKRRYWETRFQISNREIEVQKLVTQRDTLTTSRLGQGSFRAALIEYWQGCSVTGSQRLDLLKASHIKPWKDSTDNERLDVFNGLLLTPNLDALFDKGYISFDKNGEIILSKYLTDEDIANMVVSSCLIRKPHQRHQKYLRYHRTHIFNKM, from the coding sequence ATGGAAATTTTTAGCCTTGATCACTTGTTAATAAATATCAAAACTCTCTTAAGTTATAGTACGTCTTCTGAAAAGAGCAAACAAAAATTCTATTTAGACTTGGTTAAGAATGGGCAATGTTATGTGGTTGCAGAAGTTAATGGATCATTAACATTCACTCCAAGTAGATTTGCAGGCTATATCGACAACAATTTTGAAGAACATGACGGAGATCGCGGTCATGGTGGAAGAACAAATACTGCAATTAAAAAGATACTTGGTAATGAATATTACATAGAAGAAGTTGAAAACGAATTTTTAGAATTTTGTAACAAGTTAAATGTTAAGCCAGCTAAAAAGAAACGCAGGTACTGGGAAACTCGATTCCAAATATCGAATAGGGAAATAGAAGTACAAAAGTTAGTAACACAAAGAGATACATTAACTACATCAAGGCTAGGACAAGGATCATTCAGAGCTGCTCTTATTGAATATTGGCAAGGCTGTTCAGTAACTGGCTCTCAGAGACTTGACTTACTTAAAGCATCTCACATAAAACCTTGGAAAGACAGTACGGATAATGAAAGATTGGATGTGTTTAATGGGTTACTGTTAACTCCAAATTTAGATGCTTTATTTGATAAAGGTTATATATCATTTGATAAAAATGGAGAGATTATACTCTCGAAATATTTAACAGATGAGGATATTGCTAATATGGTGGTCAGTAGTTGCCTTATAAGAAAGCCACATCAAAGACATCAGAAATATCTAAGATATCATAGAACGCATATATTTAATAAAATGTAA
- a CDS encoding organic hydroperoxide resistance protein — protein MEALYTATATVKGGRTGSVASSDGVLKHDLKMPKELGGSGGEGTNPEQLFAAGYGACYESALANVARKAGVKLENVVVTSNVSIGKDPADDGFQLSVRLDVSMPGVDHSQAEDLARKAHDFCPYSKATRGNIDVVLNVV, from the coding sequence ATGGAAGCTTTATATACAGCAACAGCGACAGTTAAAGGTGGACGTACAGGTTCGGTGGCTTCTTCGGATGGCGTGCTCAAGCATGATCTGAAAATGCCAAAAGAACTTGGAGGCTCCGGTGGTGAAGGAACCAATCCTGAGCAGCTCTTTGCAGCGGGATACGGTGCATGTTATGAAAGTGCTCTTGCCAATGTGGCACGCAAAGCAGGCGTGAAATTGGAGAATGTGGTGGTCACAAGTAATGTATCCATCGGCAAAGATCCGGCAGATGATGGTTTCCAACTGTCTGTACGTTTGGATGTGAGCATGCCTGGCGTGGATCACAGTCAAGCAGAGGATCTTGCACGCAAGGCACATGATTTCTGTCCTTACTCCAAAGCAACACGCGGCAATATTGATGTGGTACTTAATGTAGTTTAA
- a CDS encoding VOC family protein, producing MIEYAHIHHVSLAVRDLEVAKKFYSGLLRMQEIERPPFNSTGTWYALGSQQLHLLQHPQGHTLREAGIDTTDGHFAIWVKSYKETLAWLEQQGIEYEARPDSVAGFAQIFVLDPDRNIIEFDAPYHS from the coding sequence ATGATTGAATATGCACATATACATCATGTGAGTCTGGCTGTACGTGATTTGGAAGTTGCGAAAAAATTTTATTCCGGTTTGCTCCGCATGCAAGAGATTGAACGTCCGCCTTTCAACTCCACAGGCACCTGGTATGCCCTTGGTAGTCAACAGCTTCATCTGTTACAGCACCCGCAGGGACACACTCTTCGTGAGGCAGGGATCGATACAACAGATGGACATTTTGCGATCTGGGTGAAGAGTTACAAGGAGACTTTGGCCTGGCTGGAACAGCAGGGAATTGAATATGAGGCAAGACCAGATAGTGTTGCCGGGTTTGCACAGATTTTTGTACTTGATCCTGACCGCAATATTATTGAGTTTGATGCACCTTATCATTCTTGA
- a CDS encoding phage lytic cycle repressor MrpR family protein, which yields MNKIYDESFYNSAVKERYLKNQSQAARISYGRVLKRASSIEAKLGRDLYDFNLGEIKQVLLLLKSTKMTTITATGIIIQNYIRWAIEQDLRTDNINPLDAVSSDEFYRQFLDTSEPTLFSHDDIMDWVDECINHQDKLAILGISEGIYGRQYSELLTLKMDRVREVSSDTLSYEVELFNESSDGSKESRVIPISNKLYNIMRIANNEEVNFKNNGLEFEGMRNNKNYLTKTDYIVRGAADARTKVEGNVPAASALINRRIKKISELYQVPTLTPTNIRNSGMLYTAHELYKESGKLGKEEYYAICERYNVGRTRDGGYVYARLKKDFLNMENLELLYGLE from the coding sequence GTGAATAAAATCTATGATGAGTCCTTCTACAATTCAGCCGTGAAAGAAAGATACTTGAAAAATCAGAGTCAAGCAGCGAGAATCTCATATGGACGTGTACTCAAGAGAGCTTCGAGTATTGAAGCTAAATTAGGTCGTGATCTATATGATTTTAACTTGGGCGAGATTAAACAGGTACTCCTTCTTTTAAAGTCCACAAAGATGACTACAATCACTGCTACAGGAATCATAATACAAAATTATATAAGATGGGCTATAGAGCAAGATTTACGTACAGACAATATTAATCCTCTTGATGCTGTTAGTTCTGATGAATTTTATAGGCAATTTCTAGATACAAGTGAGCCTACATTATTCTCTCACGATGACATCATGGATTGGGTGGATGAGTGCATAAATCATCAAGATAAACTTGCCATACTCGGAATATCTGAAGGCATATATGGCAGACAATACAGTGAACTTTTGACCCTTAAAATGGACAGAGTAAGAGAAGTTAGTAGCGATACGTTGAGTTATGAAGTTGAATTATTCAATGAATCATCAGATGGCAGTAAAGAATCAAGAGTAATACCCATCTCAAACAAACTTTATAACATTATGAGAATTGCCAACAATGAAGAGGTCAATTTCAAGAATAATGGATTAGAGTTTGAAGGCATGAGAAACAACAAAAACTATCTTACTAAAACGGACTACATAGTTCGTGGCGCGGCTGACGCACGTACAAAGGTGGAGGGTAATGTACCAGCAGCTTCTGCATTGATCAATAGAAGAATAAAGAAGATATCAGAGCTGTATCAAGTTCCTACTTTAACGCCTACAAATATCAGAAACAGCGGGATGTTGTATACGGCACATGAACTGTATAAAGAAAGTGGTAAACTTGGTAAAGAGGAATATTATGCTATTTGTGAACGTTATAATGTAGGACGTACACGTGATGGAGGTTATGTTTACGCTAGATTGAAAAAGGATTTCTTGAACATGGAGAACCTTGAATTATTATATGGATTGGAATAA
- a CDS encoding DUF6612 family protein, translated as MKKWTTLIIGALLAVSMTACSSDADNSTATPPAGNETSNEGNTTAEQETKIPTLDELIEKTNAATKDMKSFTTEANIDQNLKLVAGEQSQDQQVKTSLKMDIIKDPMIIYQEMKMEMSGQEAQNVKQYITSDNIYSQVGEQWVKIPDEQTKPLIEQMKASMNPEGELEQFKKIAEDTKITEEGDNYVINADVSGDNVKELAKAVMEQNGSDAQTQAMLDQMNITSMKMKYMINKETYLPASTDVNMVMNMEQEGQKISMDMKMTSTFSNHNGVKEIKIPQEALDSAK; from the coding sequence TTGAAGAAGTGGACTACATTAATTATTGGGGCATTATTAGCAGTAAGCATGACAGCTTGCAGTAGCGATGCAGATAACAGTACAGCAACGCCGCCAGCTGGAAACGAAACGTCTAACGAGGGGAATACAACTGCGGAGCAGGAGACAAAGATCCCTACATTGGACGAGTTAATTGAGAAAACGAATGCAGCTACTAAAGATATGAAAAGCTTCACTACGGAAGCCAATATCGATCAAAATTTGAAACTGGTGGCTGGTGAGCAGTCCCAGGATCAACAGGTGAAAACATCACTGAAGATGGATATCATCAAAGATCCGATGATAATCTATCAGGAGATGAAAATGGAAATGTCCGGACAGGAAGCACAGAATGTGAAGCAGTACATCACTTCGGATAACATTTATTCACAGGTGGGAGAGCAGTGGGTCAAAATTCCTGACGAACAAACGAAACCACTGATTGAGCAGATGAAGGCAAGCATGAATCCGGAAGGTGAGCTGGAGCAATTCAAAAAGATTGCCGAAGACACCAAAATTACGGAAGAAGGCGACAACTACGTCATTAACGCTGACGTATCCGGTGATAACGTGAAGGAACTGGCCAAAGCGGTTATGGAGCAAAATGGATCGGATGCCCAAACTCAAGCGATGCTTGATCAAATGAATATTACCAGCATGAAAATGAAATATATGATCAACAAAGAAACCTACCTGCCTGCAAGTACGGATGTCAACATGGTTATGAATATGGAGCAGGAAGGACAGAAAATCTCGATGGACATGAAGATGACCAGTACGTTCTCTAACCATAATGGCGTGAAAGAGATCAAGATCCCGCAAGAAGCATTGGATAGTGCTAAATAA
- a CDS encoding thiol-disulfide oxidoreductase DCC family protein, whose product MTVNQTDQHQGHPIVLVDGVCHFCQGLTKWIIKRDPEGKYHFASLQSDVAKKLLEKGNLSTDSMDTFVLIEDGKYYTRSTAALRLAKGLKFPYPLLYVLIIVPKFIRNAIYNTVARNRYRWFGKDEACMLPTPEIKDRFL is encoded by the coding sequence ATGACAGTAAATCAAACGGATCAGCATCAGGGACACCCGATTGTGCTTGTGGACGGAGTCTGTCATTTCTGCCAAGGATTAACGAAGTGGATTATCAAGCGTGACCCTGAGGGGAAATATCATTTTGCATCACTCCAATCGGATGTAGCGAAAAAATTGCTGGAGAAGGGCAATCTGTCCACGGACAGCATGGATACTTTTGTACTCATTGAGGATGGAAAATATTATACACGTTCAACCGCAGCGCTGCGTCTGGCCAAAGGTTTGAAATTCCCTTATCCATTATTGTACGTGTTGATTATTGTACCGAAATTTATTCGAAATGCCATATATAACACTGTAGCTCGCAACCGATATCGCTGGTTCGGTAAAGATGAAGCGTGCATGCTGCCTACACCTGAAATTAAGGATCGATTCCTTTGA
- a CDS encoding HAD family hydrolase: MPDVRGIQWLFFDVGDTLVDEWEPVDDIIGQFVREACALGYQVEMQTVRDIFAASYRNYEQWPMKLAIRTLISDEGHREQIQEKLKFRKELERPFASADAVLQTLSQNYKIGIIANQSPGTENRLDSYGLRKYVDVLACSAEEGVSKPDPELYAVALKQAGCKPEEAVMIGDRIDNDIIPAKKLGMHTIRILQGYGRFQPELADAERPDWTIESLEELLPLLMVTQNSDN, encoded by the coding sequence GTGCCGGATGTACGTGGAATACAATGGTTGTTCTTTGATGTGGGGGATACGCTCGTGGACGAATGGGAGCCGGTAGATGATATTATCGGTCAGTTCGTTCGTGAAGCTTGTGCGCTTGGTTATCAGGTGGAGATGCAGACGGTGCGAGATATATTTGCCGCCTCCTACCGAAATTACGAGCAATGGCCGATGAAATTGGCTATTCGTACCCTTATCAGCGACGAGGGGCACCGGGAACAGATACAGGAGAAGCTGAAGTTCCGCAAAGAGCTTGAGCGCCCCTTCGCGTCAGCCGACGCTGTTCTCCAGACGTTGTCGCAAAACTATAAGATTGGTATCATTGCCAATCAGAGTCCGGGGACGGAAAATCGGCTGGATAGCTACGGCTTGCGCAAGTATGTGGATGTGCTGGCCTGTTCGGCTGAAGAAGGAGTGTCCAAGCCTGATCCTGAATTGTATGCTGTAGCGTTGAAACAGGCGGGATGCAAACCTGAGGAAGCGGTCATGATCGGCGACAGGATTGATAATGATATTATTCCGGCTAAGAAGCTGGGTATGCACACGATCCGGATTTTGCAGGGTTATGGCAGATTCCAGCCGGAGCTTGCGGATGCAGAGCGTCCAGACTGGACTATTGAATCACTGGAGGAACTTCTTCCTTTGTTAATGGTAACTCAAAATTCAGACAACTAA
- a CDS encoding helix-turn-helix domain-containing protein yields the protein MHVLKIKLKDVLKQRNVTQRQLESMSGVNQARISQLCKPGRQEINLGILEKIAAALNITDISELIQFEEVSDTQHNESTSN from the coding sequence TTGCACGTTTTGAAAATTAAACTTAAAGATGTACTAAAACAACGAAACGTTACTCAAAGACAATTAGAAAGCATGTCTGGAGTTAATCAAGCTAGGATATCTCAACTCTGTAAGCCGGGCAGACAAGAAATCAACTTAGGTATTCTTGAAAAAATAGCCGCTGCTCTAAATATCACAGATATATCTGAACTGATCCAGTTTGAAGAAGTATCGGATACACAACATAATGAATCTACATCAAATTAA
- a CDS encoding zinc ribbon domain-containing protein produces MSIEEMIERRFVCTKCRGTDCNIKEVSMSGAGLSKMFDIQHNHYLFVACSSCGYVEVFDPDVLKGKKQGQVGTILDILFGG; encoded by the coding sequence ATGAGTATTGAAGAGATGATAGAACGACGATTTGTATGTACCAAATGCAGGGGTACGGATTGCAATATTAAGGAAGTATCCATGTCAGGAGCAGGACTTAGCAAAATGTTTGATATTCAGCACAATCATTATCTCTTCGTCGCCTGTTCTTCCTGTGGATATGTAGAAGTATTCGATCCGGATGTGTTGAAAGGGAAAAAACAGGGTCAGGTGGGTACCATTCTTGATATTCTATTTGGTGGGTAA
- a CDS encoding peptide arginase family protein, whose amino-acid sequence MNRICFPEKRVYIMRDHNWAYYAWDIAKSLKYINKESSLIHVDAHLDDLFDQLEIVDNGWDTVDSLQDSHDYASKTAIDEFLAPAFAKGLFNNIIFLSNENVPDAFHEGNQTIMGREYRGAQFTSFSAFKSQIESGKLNSLLKGRTKVLDLDLDYFNLGTHMYSGQILKSDNEIVEILTYLKNYPWDFITVAQSPEFCGDDDAAKHIYNLFCSVFDLNIEDATYW is encoded by the coding sequence ATGAATCGAATTTGCTTCCCTGAGAAACGCGTTTACATCATGCGAGACCACAATTGGGCATATTATGCTTGGGACATTGCAAAAAGTCTAAAGTATATCAACAAAGAATCCTCATTAATCCACGTCGATGCACATTTAGACGATTTATTTGATCAACTTGAAATTGTTGACAACGGTTGGGATACGGTAGACTCACTACAAGATTCTCATGACTATGCTTCAAAGACTGCTATTGATGAATTTCTAGCTCCTGCTTTTGCTAAGGGATTATTCAATAATATAATTTTCCTTTCAAATGAGAATGTTCCAGATGCTTTCCATGAGGGGAATCAAACCATAATGGGGAGAGAATACAGAGGTGCTCAGTTCACAAGTTTTAGTGCCTTTAAGAGTCAAATTGAATCAGGAAAGTTAAATAGTTTACTGAAAGGCAGAACAAAAGTTCTTGACCTTGATTTAGACTACTTCAATCTGGGAACACATATGTATTCTGGACAGATTTTGAAAAGTGATAACGAAATCGTGGAGATATTAACTTATCTAAAGAATTATCCTTGGGATTTTATAACAGTGGCACAATCTCCAGAATTTTGTGGAGATGATGATGCAGCAAAACATATTTATAATTTGTTTTGTTCGGTGTTTGATTTGAATATTGAGGATGCGACCTATTGGTAG
- a CDS encoding Nramp family divalent metal transporter, with product MAPSLGEAHSSMKVPQNAAWWKKFLAFVGPGYLVAVGYMDPGNWATDIAGGSQFGYTLLSVILISNLMAVVLQSLAGKLGIVTGRDLAQACRERFSMPVVIVLWILCELAIAATDLAEVIGSAIALKLLFNIPMLYGVIITAVDVLVILLLQNKGFRALESLVIVLMATIALCFGIDLFLAKPDMGGVMHGFVPNVEILQNPAMLYIAIGIIGATVMPHNLYLHSSIVQTRQIEQTPKGKKEAILYSTMDSTIALTLALFINAAILIVSAAVFHSAGMTQVAEITDAYHLLTPLLGTTIASILFGVALLASGQNSTLTGTLSGQIVMEGFLNIRIPAWLRRLVTRLIAIIPAVIVTAIAGEHGTEELLILSQVVLSLQLPFAVIPLVMFTSDKKSMGAFANKLWLKIISWIIAGVIVVLNVYLIIQTILLF from the coding sequence ATGGCCCCATCTCTCGGGGAAGCCCACAGCTCCATGAAGGTGCCTCAAAACGCTGCTTGGTGGAAAAAGTTCCTTGCTTTTGTTGGACCGGGTTACCTCGTTGCCGTTGGATATATGGATCCTGGGAACTGGGCAACGGATATTGCGGGTGGTTCACAATTCGGTTATACGTTATTGTCCGTTATTCTGATTTCGAACTTAATGGCAGTTGTGTTACAGTCTCTCGCTGGCAAGCTCGGGATTGTCACAGGACGGGATTTGGCGCAAGCCTGCCGCGAACGATTCAGCATGCCTGTTGTGATCGTATTATGGATTTTGTGTGAGCTTGCGATTGCAGCCACTGACCTTGCCGAGGTTATTGGTTCAGCCATCGCGCTCAAGCTGCTGTTCAACATCCCCATGTTATACGGCGTCATTATTACCGCTGTCGATGTACTGGTCATTCTTTTGCTGCAAAATAAAGGCTTTCGCGCATTGGAATCCCTCGTAATTGTACTAATGGCTACCATCGCCCTCTGCTTCGGGATTGACCTGTTTCTCGCTAAACCAGATATGGGTGGCGTCATGCATGGTTTCGTACCGAATGTCGAGATTTTGCAAAATCCGGCTATGCTCTACATCGCCATCGGGATTATCGGTGCAACCGTCATGCCCCATAATCTGTATCTGCATTCTTCCATTGTGCAGACCCGTCAGATTGAACAGACGCCAAAAGGAAAAAAAGAAGCGATTCTGTATTCCACCATGGATTCAACCATCGCTTTAACGCTAGCTCTGTTCATTAATGCAGCCATCCTGATTGTGTCTGCTGCCGTGTTTCATAGTGCGGGTATGACCCAGGTGGCGGAAATTACAGATGCTTACCATCTGTTGACACCTCTGCTGGGAACCACCATCGCTAGCATCCTGTTCGGTGTAGCCCTGCTGGCTTCAGGCCAAAACTCAACACTCACCGGCACGTTGTCCGGACAGATTGTAATGGAAGGCTTCCTGAACATTCGTATTCCAGCGTGGCTTCGTCGACTGGTTACACGTCTGATCGCTATCATCCCGGCCGTCATCGTAACAGCCATTGCTGGAGAGCACGGAACAGAAGAACTGTTGATTCTTAGCCAGGTTGTGCTGTCTCTGCAGCTACCCTTTGCCGTCATTCCGCTGGTAATGTTTACGAGTGACAAAAAAAGCATGGGGGCTTTTGCCAACAAGCTGTGGCTCAAAATCATCTCCTGGATCATTGCCGGAGTTATCGTTGTCCTGAATGTGTATCTGATTATCCAGACCATTCTGTTGTTCTAG